One Dehalococcoidia bacterium genomic window carries:
- a CDS encoding AAA family ATPase, producing MPDLIVIYGPPLAGKTTIAHALGRAMSRPTAVVSTDYLLNEAIARPDPDRHAELELVHQQLRLLVANYLKFHYNCIVEGPFMFESDGRLVSYEAAIDQLLALMRMMTLRKMIVRLSAPEEALASRAAATGRLDDLDLARRVQGSYRQREGPEVLEFNTGAHSAAEVVEAVLQRLPGMPRGQA from the coding sequence ATGCCTGACCTCATCGTCATCTACGGCCCACCGCTCGCAGGCAAGACGACCATCGCTCACGCTCTCGGCCGGGCCATGAGCCGCCCGACAGCCGTCGTGAGCACCGATTACTTGCTGAACGAGGCCATCGCCCGGCCGGACCCCGACCGCCACGCCGAGCTCGAGCTGGTACACCAGCAGCTCCGCCTCCTCGTCGCGAACTACCTGAAGTTCCACTACAACTGCATCGTCGAAGGTCCCTTCATGTTCGAGAGCGATGGCCGTCTCGTGAGCTACGAGGCGGCCATCGACCAGCTTCTCGCGCTCATGCGCATGATGACCCTGCGCAAGATGATCGTCCGGCTCTCGGCGCCCGAGGAAGCGCTGGCGAGCCGCGCCGCTGCCACGGGCCGCCTGGACGACCTCGACCTCGCCCGCCGGGTCCAGGGCTCCTACCGGCAGCGCGAAGGCCCCGAGGTCCTCGAGTTCAACACCGGCGCCCACTCGGCGGCCGAGGTCGTCGAAGCCGTCCTGCAACGACTGCCCGGAATGCCCCGTGGCCAGGCCTGA